TACACTCTGGGCCAGCCCATCAGGCTCAAGGGGCTTGGCCGCAGGATCGGCCCCTGGAAAGGCGATTTGTATCTCAAGCTCACCATCGGCTGAAATTCGGCCTGCCTTCTCCCCCCTCAAAGAACCTGGGCACACATCCGGCCCAAGAAAGAGCCTAGAACGTCCCGTCCAGAAGCAGATGGGAATAATACCCCAGCACCGCTGCCAAATAGAACGGCAGCAGGAACTGCCAGGTCATGCCCATGAGCATCATGGGCGCGATGAGGATGGGGCTTGGAATGATGAGCCCGGCCCACCAGGTGTGGGTCCAGCCCCGGTGGGCGCCAACGGCGGGGAGAATGGCGCAGAACCCGAGCAGGGCAGCGTACCGGTACTGCTGTTTGAGAATAAGAACCGCATCAGCAAGAAGCGCGGCACCGTAATACAGGTGCCTGCCCTTGGAATTGGTGTCCACATCCGGGAACAGGGAGCCGAGAATGGCCAGGGCGGCCAGGATGGCCATCATTTTTGGTTCCGGCCGGTAGAGTCCGAGCCACCAAGCCCCGCCGAGAGCGATTCCCGTTGAGACCACAGCGCCAGCAACATGTCCTTTGAATCCGGGCATGCGCAGGCGCTACCATCAGCCTGGGCGGGCTGGCAAGTCAGACCGCCAGAGCCTGGCGGGCGAGATCAAGCAGAACATGCAGTGGGGCCGGTTTGCCCACCACGGTCTGGCCCCCTACCCGGTAGCCTCTGGCCTTCGTCTCCTCCAGGGTCAATAAGCCCGTGAGGAAAATGACTCTGGTGGAAAGGCCCTTCTCACGGATCATTTCCGCCAGTTCCTGGCCTCCCAGAACCGGCATCACCACATCCAGAACGGCTAAATCCGGGGGCGAATGAGCTATGGCATCCCAGGCCTGGTGCGCGTCCGTGAAGGCCAATGCCGAAAATTCCCCATTACCGTCGAAAAAGGTCTTCAAGGCCTCGCACCAGCAGGGATCGTCTTCAACGATGACAACGGATTTCGTCATCACTCCTCCGCTCAAAGGAAGATGCCATAGGAACGACGACATCTTTTTTTCTACCATAGCCGGGATGACACCACTGGGAAAGGCAAAACAACATAAATATAAATAAACAAATAACAATTCCATCTGTTTATTTATACAAAAACACGAGAGTATTCTCCTTCCCAGTGTAGCGTTTATTAATAACAGGTACATGCTTGAAAAAACCAAACTCAATGCTTCCGCATTGTTGAACACTTGCAATAGCGGGAGGCTTTCGCGGACACCACGCTCGGCGGGAGCTTACAGTTTGTGACGGCGGGAGCTGGCAAAGCCGAAAAAAAGCCGGAAAAAGAGATCACTCTTTCTCCGGCTCAACAATCATTCAGACCAAGACAACACAATCTCAGGTCTGTCGGCAATAAAGCCACCCAAGCGTTGCCTTACGGGCGCAAATCAGAACATGTCCTTCTCGCACTCCGTGATGGTTTCGTCGATAACCTGCTGCAGCTTTTCCGGCAGGCCCATGATGTCCACGTTGAGGAAGCCGCGGACAATGGTCGAGGTGGCCTGCTCTTCGTCCAGGCCTCTGGCCATGAGGTACTCTATCTCTTCCTGGGCGATCTTGCCCACGGCCGCCTCGTGGGAGAGCTCCACCCCGTCCACGGTGGCCTCCAATTCAGGGATGGCGTGGATCACGCCGCCGCCGAGAATAAGCCCCTTGCATTCCAGATGCCCCCGGGCGGGCACGGCATTGCCGGCGATATGGCCACGGGCGATGATGGTGCCTCCGGTGGTGATGGTGCGGGCGATCATCTCGCCCTTGGTCTCGGGAGCGCCCAGGATGATGCGGCTGCCGGTATCCAGATGCGATCCCACCGGCGCAACCATGACCGAATTGAAGCGGGCCACGGCCCCTTTGCCCGCCAGGGTGACGGTGGGGTACATCTGCAGGTCGCGCACGGGCTTCAGCAGCACATAGTTGTTGAGGAAGACGCCCCCCTCCTCCACCACTCCGGCCGAACGGGGACGAACCACCGTGTTTTCGGCCCAGTTGTGGATCATGGTGAAGGTCAGCTTTGCGTTTTTCTTGACGAAAAACTCCGAAATCCCCAAGTGGGCCGCGCCCTTGGACGAATGCGCCGCAGAGCAGCCGGTGATGATGTGCAGCTCCGAGTCCTCTTCCACCACGATGATGTTGTGCACGGCCTGGCCGGTCATGTCGCCCTTGATGAACAGACAGGACTGAACAGGCTCGGTGATCTTGGCGCCCTTTTCGGTGCGGATGAAGTAACCGCCGTGCAGGCTCTCATGCGCGGTTTTGGTGAACTGGTCCTTGTCCTTGTCCACCAGTTTCCACATGTACTCCTTGAGGCCGTCGTACTTGGCCATGGCGGTCTTGATGTCAAGGATTTCCACGCCCTTCTGGCGGGACTTGCAGTGCACAGCCCCGTGGTCCAGGTGCATGTAGGTGCCGCTTACGGCGGTTGCGGTCACGTCCACGCCGGCCATTAGCAGCTGCTGCTTGTCGGCCTCGTCCAGGGTGGTGAGGTCCGGGATCTCCTTGGGCGCGGGAGCGGTGAAATCGAAGGCTTTCAGGTCGATGGGTTTCATATGGGAACTCCGGTTAGGCCAGGCAGCGCAGGCATTCCTGGTAGCCGAAACGGCTGATGTGATCGAGGATGTCTCTCGGGTTTGATTCGCAGCAGAGCTTGCCTTCGTACATCACCTGGCCCCGGTCGGCGTTGATGTATTCGAGGATGTAGCCGGTGTGGGTGATGATGAGCCCGGCCACATGGCGGCCGCACTTGGCCATGCGCAGGCTGCGCTCGGTGCCCATGGCGCATTCGCCGCCCAGGAGCTCGCGCACCGTGTGCCCGATGAGCTTCATGTTCTCCAGATCCACTCCGGATTCCGGCTCGTCGAAAAGCACCATGTGCGGCTGCTGGCTCATGAGCTGCAGGAGCTCGGAGCGCTTGATCTCCCCGCCTGAGAAGCCGGCGTTCACGTCGCGTTCCAGAAAGTCGGTCATGTTCACGCGCTTGGCCATTGCGTCCACGGCCACGGGGCGGCCCTGGGAGGCCATGGAGACAAGCTGGCGGAGCTTCAGGCCGTGGATGGTGGGGGGGCGCTGGAAGGACATGCCGATGCCCAAACGGGCGCGCTCGTAAATGGAAGCGTGGGTGATGTCCTGACCGCGAAACATTATGCGGCCCTGGGTGATGGTGTAGTTCCCGAAGCCCATAAGGGTCATGAGCAGGGTCGTCTTGCCCGACCCGTTGGGACCGAACAGGATAAATGTCTCGTTTTCCTTGATTTCCAGGTTGATGCCCTTGAGCACCTCCCGTTCGCCGATGGTCACGTGCAGGTTTTCTATGCTGAGCATTGAGGCCTCGCGTTTGATTCAGGGAAACATGCGGATTTGTTCCGAAGCAGGGAGGGTTATGTCAGATGGGCGTCGTTGTCCAGAGAGGGCGAAACATCAGCGGCGTTCGTAGGAACGGCTCTCGCGCATGTAACAGTAGCGGCAATCA
This portion of the Desulfovibrio sp. genome encodes:
- a CDS encoding SufD family Fe-S cluster assembly protein, yielding MKPIDLKAFDFTAPAPKEIPDLTTLDEADKQQLLMAGVDVTATAVSGTYMHLDHGAVHCKSRQKGVEILDIKTAMAKYDGLKEYMWKLVDKDKDQFTKTAHESLHGGYFIRTEKGAKITEPVQSCLFIKGDMTGQAVHNIIVVEEDSELHIITGCSAAHSSKGAAHLGISEFFVKKNAKLTFTMIHNWAENTVVRPRSAGVVEEGGVFLNNYVLLKPVRDLQMYPTVTLAGKGAVARFNSVMVAPVGSHLDTGSRIILGAPETKGEMIARTITTGGTIIARGHIAGNAVPARGHLECKGLILGGGVIHAIPELEATVDGVELSHEAAVGKIAQEEIEYLMARGLDEEQATSTIVRGFLNVDIMGLPEKLQQVIDETITECEKDMF
- a CDS encoding response regulator yields the protein MTKSVVIVEDDPCWCEALKTFFDGNGEFSALAFTDAHQAWDAIAHSPPDLAVLDVVMPVLGGQELAEMIREKGLSTRVIFLTGLLTLEETKARGYRVGGQTVVGKPAPLHVLLDLARQALAV
- a CDS encoding metal-dependent hydrolase; this encodes MPGFKGHVAGAVVSTGIALGGAWWLGLYRPEPKMMAILAALAILGSLFPDVDTNSKGRHLYYGAALLADAVLILKQQYRYAALLGFCAILPAVGAHRGWTHTWWAGLIIPSPILIAPMMLMGMTWQFLLPFYLAAVLGYYSHLLLDGTF
- a CDS encoding ABC transporter ATP-binding protein; protein product: MLSIENLHVTIGEREVLKGINLEIKENETFILFGPNGSGKTTLLMTLMGFGNYTITQGRIMFRGQDITHASIYERARLGIGMSFQRPPTIHGLKLRQLVSMASQGRPVAVDAMAKRVNMTDFLERDVNAGFSGGEIKRSELLQLMSQQPHMVLFDEPESGVDLENMKLIGHTVRELLGGECAMGTERSLRMAKCGRHVAGLIITHTGYILEYINADRGQVMYEGKLCCESNPRDILDHISRFGYQECLRCLA